In the genome of Pseudomonas sp. HS6, one region contains:
- a CDS encoding LysR family transcriptional regulator: MDRFQEMQVFAAVAQEQGFSAAARRLGLSAASVTRAVAALEQRIGTQLLIRTTRSVHLSEAGQRYLEDCRRILAEVQEAEDSAAGSHTQPRGQLTVTAPVLFGELFVTPVMAGYLTQYPDVSINALLLDRVVSMVEEGVDVAIRIGDLPDSNQHAIRVGEVRRVICGSPGYFAVHGRPTHPQALAGAPVVATSAIGQLRSWPFLENGEPLSVRPEPRLVVTANQAAIAAACLGLGLTRVLSYQVAGKIASGELEIVLAEYELPPLPIHVVYQGGRKAPTRVRSFVDYAVNALREHPALKNAALFHPEK, encoded by the coding sequence ATGGATCGCTTCCAGGAAATGCAGGTTTTCGCGGCTGTTGCTCAGGAGCAGGGCTTTTCCGCGGCGGCGCGGCGCTTGGGTCTTTCGGCGGCCAGCGTCACCCGGGCGGTGGCGGCGCTGGAGCAGCGGATCGGCACGCAATTGCTGATTCGCACCACCCGCAGTGTGCATCTGAGCGAGGCGGGCCAGCGTTACCTGGAGGACTGTCGGAGGATTCTTGCCGAGGTGCAGGAAGCGGAAGACTCCGCCGCCGGCAGCCACACCCAGCCCCGTGGGCAATTGACGGTGACCGCGCCGGTGTTGTTCGGCGAGTTGTTTGTCACACCGGTGATGGCGGGTTATCTGACGCAGTACCCGGACGTTTCCATCAACGCCTTGTTGCTGGATCGCGTGGTGAGCATGGTCGAGGAAGGGGTCGATGTGGCGATCCGCATCGGTGATTTGCCGGACAGCAACCAGCATGCGATCCGGGTCGGCGAGGTGCGCCGGGTGATCTGCGGCTCGCCGGGGTATTTTGCCGTTCACGGCCGGCCAACCCATCCACAGGCATTGGCGGGTGCGCCGGTGGTGGCGACTTCGGCCATCGGCCAGTTGCGCAGTTGGCCATTTCTGGAGAACGGTGAACCCTTGAGTGTCAGGCCCGAGCCTCGGTTGGTGGTCACCGCCAATCAGGCCGCGATTGCGGCCGCTTGCCTGGGGCTTGGATTGACCCGGGTGCTGTCTTATCAGGTCGCCGGAAAGATCGCCTCCGGTGAGCTGGAAATCGTCCTCGCCGAGTACGAGTTGCCGCCGCTGCCGATCCACGTGGTGTATCAGGGTGGGCGCAAGGCACCGACTCGGGTGCGCAGTTTTGTCGACTACGCTGTGAACGCCTTGCGCGAGCATCCGGCCCTGAAGAACGCGGCGTTATTTCACCCAGAGAAATAA
- a CDS encoding ABC transporter substrate-binding protein, with the protein MNKTELLGALALCAFSFMAHADEDSLRIGIEAAYPPFSYKTPEGNVSGFDYDIGNALCEEMKVKCEWVIQEFDGMIPSLKVRKIDAVLSSMSITEDRMKSVDFSKKYYHTPGKFAMKAGSVINDPLVDLKGKKLGVQRSSTYDRFATEQLEKAGVVVVRYGSQNEAFLDLASGRLDATLADIVNTDESFIKTPAGQGFALTGPDINDPKYFGRGAGIALRKGDTANAARLNAAIDAIRANGKYQQVMGKYFAFDIYGE; encoded by the coding sequence ATGAACAAGACAGAACTTCTAGGTGCTCTGGCGCTGTGCGCATTCAGCTTCATGGCCCATGCCGATGAAGACAGCCTGCGTATCGGTATCGAAGCCGCCTACCCACCCTTTTCCTACAAAACGCCGGAAGGCAATGTCAGCGGCTTCGACTACGACATCGGCAACGCCTTGTGCGAAGAGATGAAGGTCAAGTGCGAGTGGGTGATTCAGGAGTTCGACGGCATGATTCCGTCGCTCAAGGTGCGCAAGATCGATGCCGTGCTGTCATCGATGTCGATCACCGAAGACCGGATGAAGTCGGTCGACTTCAGCAAAAAGTACTACCACACGCCAGGCAAGTTCGCGATGAAGGCCGGCAGCGTGATCAACGACCCGCTGGTGGACCTCAAGGGCAAGAAACTCGGCGTGCAACGCTCATCGACCTATGACCGGTTTGCCACCGAGCAACTGGAAAAGGCCGGCGTCGTCGTGGTGCGTTACGGCTCGCAGAACGAAGCTTTCCTCGACCTCGCCTCGGGTCGTCTGGACGCCACCCTCGCCGACATCGTCAACACCGACGAAAGCTTCATCAAGACACCGGCCGGACAAGGTTTCGCACTGACCGGGCCGGACATCAACGACCCGAAATACTTCGGTCGCGGCGCCGGGATCGCGCTGCGCAAGGGTGACACCGCCAACGCTGCACGCCTGAACGCGGCGATCGACGCCATCCGCGCCAACGGCAAATACCAGCAAGTGATGGGCAAGTATTTCGCCTTCGATATCTACGGCGAATAA
- a CDS encoding ABC transporter permease has product MLHGYGSSILDGAWLTINLALTSMSLAIALGLIGAAFRLSPLKWLAMLGEGYTTLIRGIPDLVLILLIFYGGQDLVNRIALACGYTRYIDINPFIAGVCTMGFIFGAYLSETFRGAFMAIPKGQAEAGAAYGMRGTQVFWRILVPQMIRFAIPGFTNNWLVLTKSTALISVIGLQDMMFKAKNAADATHEPFTFFIAVAALYLMLTSVSLLVLRALEKHYSVGIKAAEL; this is encoded by the coding sequence ATGCTCCACGGCTACGGATCGAGCATTCTCGATGGTGCCTGGCTGACCATCAACCTGGCCCTGACTTCCATGTCGCTGGCCATTGCCCTGGGCCTGATCGGCGCGGCGTTTCGCCTGTCGCCGCTCAAATGGCTGGCCATGCTCGGGGAAGGCTACACGACCCTGATTCGCGGCATTCCCGATCTGGTGTTGATCCTGCTGATCTTCTATGGCGGCCAGGATCTGGTGAACCGCATCGCACTGGCGTGCGGTTACACCCGCTATATCGACATCAATCCCTTCATCGCTGGCGTCTGCACCATGGGCTTCATTTTTGGTGCCTATCTCTCGGAAACCTTTCGCGGTGCGTTCATGGCCATCCCCAAAGGTCAGGCGGAAGCCGGTGCGGCCTACGGCATGCGCGGCACGCAAGTGTTCTGGCGGATTCTGGTGCCGCAGATGATCCGCTTCGCCATTCCGGGGTTCACCAACAACTGGCTGGTGCTGACCAAATCCACCGCGCTGATTTCGGTCATCGGCCTGCAGGACATGATGTTCAAGGCCAAGAACGCCGCCGACGCCACTCACGAGCCGTTCACGTTTTTCATTGCGGTGGCGGCGCTGTACCTGATGCTCACCAGCGTGTCGCTGCTGGTGCTGCGCGCCCTGGAAAAACACTATTCGGTCGGCATCAAAGCCGCCGAGTTGTGA
- a CDS encoding ABC transporter permease has protein sequence MMLDYNLIWENLPLYFDGALLTLKVLLISLSLGLVLAVPLALMRVSRSPLLSFPAWLYTYVIRGTPMLVQLFLIYYGLAQFESVRQSVLWPYLSSATFCACLAFAINTSAYSAELLAGSLKSTSHGEIEAARAMGMSRLTLYRRILLPSALRRALPQYSNEVLMMLQTTSLASIVTLVDITGAARTVSSRFYMPFEAFITAGLVYLALTFILVRLFKLAERRWLAYLAPRKH, from the coding sequence ATGATGCTCGACTACAACCTGATCTGGGAAAACCTGCCGCTGTATTTCGACGGCGCCTTGTTGACCCTCAAAGTCCTGCTCATTTCCCTGAGCCTGGGGCTGGTCCTGGCGGTTCCGCTGGCGCTGATGCGAGTGTCGCGCTCGCCACTGCTCAGCTTCCCGGCGTGGCTCTACACCTACGTGATTCGCGGCACGCCGATGCTGGTGCAACTGTTCCTGATCTATTACGGCCTGGCGCAGTTCGAATCGGTGCGCCAAAGCGTGCTCTGGCCTTACCTCTCCAGTGCCACGTTTTGTGCCTGCCTGGCGTTCGCCATCAATACCAGCGCCTACAGCGCGGAGTTGCTGGCGGGCAGCCTGAAGTCCACGTCCCACGGCGAAATCGAAGCCGCCCGGGCGATGGGCATGTCCCGCCTGACCCTGTACCGCCGCATCCTGCTGCCCTCAGCCTTGCGCCGGGCATTGCCGCAGTACAGCAACGAAGTGTTGATGATGCTGCAAACCACCAGCCTGGCCTCCATCGTTACGCTGGTGGATATCACCGGCGCGGCGCGCACGGTGAGCTCGCGGTTCTATATGCCGTTCGAAGCGTTCATCACCGCCGGCCTCGTCTACCTCGCCCTGACTTTCATTCTGGTGCGCCTGTTCAAGCTGGCCGAACGCCGCTGGCTGGCCTACCTGGCACCGCGCAAGCACTAA
- a CDS encoding succinylglutamate desuccinylase/aspartoacylase family protein encodes MEKIQYLLPWSASGTERTLSVFQFGAGPRKAYIQASLHADELPGMRVAVELKRCLLELEAQGRLNGVIELVPMANPIGIAQMFQATHQGRFEFASGKNFNRDFPELAEAVAPLLKGRLGDDADANVALIRRALIDTLADMPPPTSELDGLRRLLLQHACDADVVLDLHCDFESVMLLYTMPQHWGRLDSLAARLGAEVTLLAEDAGGSAFDEACAVPWLRLTELFPEANIPLACAATTIELRGMADTEREQCANSAQAILGYLAEQGLISGEWPPAPSSRCEAMPFAGAQYACAPHPGVVSFLQPLGARVKVGDPLFEVHDPLNDRHSIVRACTDGVLYARERLRFAQPGLWLAKVAGFTPIRQGRLLSD; translated from the coding sequence ATGGAAAAGATTCAATACCTGTTGCCGTGGAGCGCTTCGGGCACCGAGCGAACGCTATCGGTGTTCCAATTTGGCGCCGGCCCGCGCAAGGCGTACATTCAGGCCTCCCTGCATGCCGACGAGCTGCCGGGGATGCGCGTGGCCGTCGAACTCAAGCGCTGCCTGCTGGAACTGGAAGCTCAGGGCCGCCTGAACGGGGTGATCGAGTTGGTGCCGATGGCCAACCCGATCGGCATCGCCCAGATGTTCCAGGCCACCCATCAAGGTCGCTTCGAGTTCGCCAGCGGCAAGAACTTCAATCGCGACTTTCCGGAGCTGGCCGAAGCGGTGGCACCGCTGCTCAAAGGCCGGTTGGGCGATGACGCCGACGCCAACGTCGCGCTGATCCGCCGCGCCTTGATCGACACCCTCGCCGACATGCCGCCACCGACCTCGGAACTCGATGGCCTGCGCCGCCTGTTGCTGCAACATGCCTGTGACGCCGATGTGGTGCTCGACCTGCACTGCGATTTCGAGTCGGTGATGTTGCTCTACACCATGCCGCAACACTGGGGACGCCTGGATTCATTGGCCGCGCGTCTCGGTGCCGAAGTTACGTTGTTGGCCGAGGATGCCGGCGGCAGTGCCTTCGACGAGGCCTGCGCGGTGCCGTGGCTGCGCCTGACCGAGCTGTTCCCGGAAGCCAACATCCCCTTGGCCTGCGCAGCGACCACCATCGAATTGCGCGGCATGGCCGACACCGAACGCGAGCAATGTGCCAACAGCGCGCAGGCGATTCTCGGCTACCTCGCCGAGCAGGGATTGATCAGCGGTGAATGGCCGCCAGCGCCGTCGAGTCGTTGCGAAGCGATGCCGTTCGCCGGCGCGCAGTACGCCTGTGCGCCGCATCCGGGCGTGGTCAGTTTCCTGCAACCGCTGGGGGCGCGGGTCAAGGTCGGCGATCCGCTGTTCGAAGTCCATGACCCGCTCAACGACCGCCACAGCATCGTCCGCGCCTGCACCGACGGCGTGCTCTATGCCCGCGAACGCCTGCGCTTTGCCCAGCCCGGTCTGTGGCTGGCCAAGGTCGCTGGTTTCACCCCTATTCGCCAAGGCCGCTTGCTCAGCGACTGA
- a CDS encoding ABC transporter ATP-binding protein, protein MYKLEIQDLHKSYGAHQVLKGVSLQAQAGDVISIIGSSGSGKSTFLRCINLLEQPNAGSIVLNGEPLKLVANKLGGLKAAEPRQLQRMRSRLSMVFQHFNLWSHMSALENVMEAPVHVLGVGKKEAREKAEHYLNKVGVAHRKDAWPAHMSGGEQQRVAIARALAMEPEVMLFDEPTSALDPELVGEVLKVMQDLAQEGRTMVVVTHEMGFAREVSNQLVFLHKGRVEERGDPREVLVNPQSERLQQFLAGSLK, encoded by the coding sequence ATGTACAAACTTGAAATTCAGGACCTGCACAAAAGCTACGGCGCCCACCAGGTGCTCAAGGGCGTGTCCCTGCAGGCCCAGGCCGGCGACGTGATCAGCATCATCGGCTCCAGCGGGTCAGGCAAAAGCACCTTCCTGCGTTGCATCAACCTGCTGGAGCAACCCAACGCCGGCAGCATTGTGCTCAATGGCGAACCGCTGAAACTGGTGGCCAACAAACTCGGCGGGCTCAAGGCTGCCGAACCCCGGCAGTTGCAACGCATGCGCTCACGGTTGTCGATGGTGTTTCAGCACTTCAACCTGTGGTCGCACATGAGCGCCCTGGAAAATGTCATGGAAGCCCCGGTGCATGTGCTGGGCGTGGGCAAGAAAGAGGCCAGGGAAAAGGCCGAGCACTATCTGAACAAGGTCGGCGTGGCGCATCGCAAGGATGCTTGGCCCGCCCACATGTCGGGTGGCGAACAGCAGCGCGTGGCGATTGCCCGCGCTTTGGCCATGGAGCCGGAAGTGATGCTGTTCGACGAGCCGACTTCGGCGCTCGATCCGGAACTGGTGGGCGAAGTGCTCAAGGTCATGCAGGACCTTGCCCAGGAAGGCCGCACCATGGTGGTCGTTACCCACGAAATGGGCTTCGCCCGTGAGGTCTCCAATCAACTGGTGTTCCTGCACAAAGGGCGGGTCGAGGAACGTGGAGACCCGCGTGAAGTGCTGGTCAATCCACAATCCGAACGCCTCCAGCAGTTTCTCGCCGGCAGCCTGAAATAA
- a CDS encoding MurR/RpiR family transcriptional regulator — protein MPSPSKDTTVYAAPVMRKLAEIVADLPPSLRKVADFILRHPLKAATLTIEEMAHETSTSPAAVNRLAKAMDLGGYMGMRAELVATLQQMVSPVDKLRNELAHRPGGAFGLHEQIESASSNLETAATNNHADAFEAFVTRLTTARKIYILGFGNSVYFAGLAASTLMPFCADATAISMEGGNENAAYRLAAITDQDVLLAISLPRYSLDTLQLARFANERGASVLAITDSPASPLTSIAEHVLFAPCDHPVLTSSNVAMLALIEGLVAGVMARNKEAVKLATELTESVMSYLHIPNGSKTPKK, from the coding sequence ATGCCCAGCCCATCGAAAGACACCACGGTCTATGCCGCACCGGTCATGCGCAAACTGGCGGAAATCGTTGCCGATTTGCCGCCATCGCTGCGCAAGGTGGCTGACTTCATCCTGCGTCATCCGCTGAAAGCCGCGACGCTGACAATCGAAGAAATGGCCCACGAAACATCGACCTCGCCCGCCGCCGTCAATCGACTGGCCAAGGCGATGGACCTCGGTGGCTACATGGGCATGAGGGCTGAACTGGTGGCGACGTTGCAGCAGATGGTGTCGCCGGTCGACAAGCTGCGCAATGAACTGGCTCATCGTCCGGGCGGAGCGTTTGGCCTGCATGAGCAGATCGAGAGCGCCAGCAGCAACCTGGAAACAGCGGCGACCAACAACCACGCCGACGCGTTCGAAGCCTTCGTCACCCGGCTGACCACTGCGCGCAAGATCTACATCCTCGGGTTCGGCAACAGCGTCTACTTCGCCGGCCTCGCCGCCTCGACCCTGATGCCGTTCTGCGCCGACGCCACCGCCATCAGCATGGAGGGCGGCAACGAAAACGCTGCGTACCGTCTGGCCGCGATCACCGATCAGGATGTGTTGCTGGCGATTTCCCTGCCGCGCTATTCCCTGGATACGCTGCAACTGGCCCGATTCGCCAACGAACGCGGCGCGTCGGTACTGGCCATCACCGACTCACCGGCCTCGCCGCTCACCAGCATCGCCGAGCATGTGTTGTTCGCGCCTTGCGATCATCCGGTGCTGACCAGCTCCAACGTGGCCATGCTGGCGTTGATCGAGGGATTGGTCGCGGGCGTGATGGCGCGCAACAAGGAAGCGGTCAAACTGGCGACCGAACTCACCGAAAGTGTGATGTCTTACCTGCACATCCCCAACGGCAGCAAAACGCCGAAGAAATGA
- a CDS encoding amino acid permease gives MQQPAKGLKRGLSARHIRFMALGSAIGTGLFYGSASAIQMAGPAVLLAYLIGGAAVFMVMRALGEMAVHNPVAGSFGHYASTYLGPMAGFILGWTYAFEMVIVGMADVTAFGIYMGFWFPEVSRWIWVLGIVSVVGGLNLCNVKVFGEMEFWLSLLKVAAIVAMILGGFGIMLFGISTASGQATDISNLWTQGGFMPNGVGGLIASFAVVMFAFGGIEIIGVTAGEAKDPHRVLPKAINAVPLRILLFYVLTMLVLMSIFPWQQIGSQGSPFVQIFDHLGISSAATILNIVVISAAVSAINSDIFGAGRMMYGLAQQGHAPKGFAQLSRNGVPWLTVIVMSCALLLGVLLNYLIPENVFLLIASIATFATVWVWLMILFTQVAMRRSMTAEQVAQLKFPVPFWPYAPMAAIAFMLFVFGVLGYFPDTQAALIVGVVWIVLLVLAYLTWVKPAAGQAARVTGDQPVSQS, from the coding sequence ATGCAGCAGCCAGCAAAAGGTTTGAAACGCGGGCTCTCGGCCCGACACATTCGCTTCATGGCCCTGGGATCCGCGATCGGTACCGGGTTGTTCTACGGTTCTGCCTCGGCCATCCAGATGGCCGGTCCTGCCGTCCTGCTCGCTTACCTGATTGGTGGCGCGGCGGTGTTCATGGTCATGCGCGCCTTGGGCGAGATGGCGGTGCACAACCCGGTCGCCGGCTCGTTCGGGCATTACGCGAGCACCTATCTTGGCCCGATGGCGGGCTTCATCCTCGGTTGGACCTACGCGTTCGAAATGGTCATCGTCGGCATGGCCGATGTGACCGCGTTCGGCATCTACATGGGGTTCTGGTTTCCGGAAGTCTCGCGCTGGATCTGGGTGCTCGGCATCGTTTCGGTGGTCGGCGGCCTGAACCTGTGCAACGTCAAAGTCTTCGGTGAAATGGAGTTCTGGCTGTCGTTGCTCAAGGTTGCAGCTATCGTCGCGATGATCCTCGGCGGCTTCGGCATCATGTTGTTCGGCATCAGTACCGCCTCCGGGCAGGCGACCGATATCAGCAATCTGTGGACCCAGGGCGGCTTCATGCCCAATGGCGTGGGCGGCCTGATCGCCTCGTTTGCGGTGGTAATGTTTGCCTTCGGCGGTATCGAAATCATCGGTGTGACCGCCGGTGAAGCCAAGGACCCGCACCGTGTGCTGCCCAAGGCGATCAACGCCGTGCCGCTGCGCATCCTGCTGTTCTATGTGCTGACGATGCTGGTGCTGATGTCGATCTTCCCGTGGCAGCAGATTGGCAGCCAGGGCAGCCCGTTCGTGCAGATTTTTGACCACCTGGGCATCAGCTCGGCGGCCACGATTCTGAACATCGTGGTGATTTCGGCGGCGGTGTCGGCCATCAACAGCGACATCTTCGGTGCGGGCCGCATGATGTACGGGCTGGCGCAGCAAGGGCATGCGCCCAAAGGTTTTGCTCAGCTATCGCGCAATGGCGTGCCGTGGCTGACGGTGATCGTGATGAGCTGCGCGCTGCTGCTGGGCGTGTTGCTGAACTACCTGATCCCTGAAAACGTGTTCCTGTTGATCGCTTCCATCGCGACCTTCGCCACGGTGTGGGTCTGGCTGATGATTCTGTTCACCCAGGTGGCCATGCGTCGTTCCATGACGGCTGAGCAGGTAGCGCAACTGAAATTCCCGGTACCGTTCTGGCCGTATGCGCCGATGGCGGCGATTGCCTTCATGCTGTTCGTGTTCGGCGTGCTGGGTTACTTCCCGGATACCCAGGCTGCATTGATCGTCGGCGTGGTCTGGATCGTGTTGCTGGTGCTGGCTTATCTGACGTGGGTCAAACCGGCGGCCGGGCAGGCTGCGCGGGTGACCGGCGATCAGCCGGTTTCTCAGTCCTGA
- the hutH gene encoding histidine ammonia-lyase, with protein sequence MTALNLIPGQLSLSQLRDVYQNPVKLTLDYSAAAQIEASVACVEQILAENRTAYGINTGFGLLASTRIASEDLENLQRSLVLSHAAGIGQPISDELVRLIMVLKVNSLSRGFSGIRRVVIDALIALINAEVYPHIPLKGSVGASGDLAPLAHMSLVLLGEGKARYKGEWMEATEALKVAGLTPLTLAAKEGLALLNGTQVSTAFALRGLFEGEDLFAGALALGGLTVEAVLGSRSPFDARIHAARGQKGQIDTAAAYRDLLGERSEVSDSHQNCEKVQDPYSLRCQPQVMGACLTQFRQAAEVLVIEANAVSDNPLVFAAEGDVISGGNFHAEPVAMAADNMALAIAEIGSLSERRISLMMDKHMSQLPPFLVANGGVNSGFMIAQVTAAALASENKALAHPHSVDSLPTSANQEDHVSMAPAAGKRLWEMAENTRGILAVEWLAAVQGLDLRNGLKTSTKLEQARAILRREVPFYEKDRFFAPDINTASELLASRCLNELVPDKLLPSL encoded by the coding sequence ATGACTGCACTGAACCTGATCCCTGGCCAGCTGAGCCTGTCGCAACTGCGTGACGTCTACCAGAACCCGGTCAAACTGACCCTCGATTACAGCGCCGCTGCGCAGATCGAAGCCAGCGTTGCCTGCGTCGAGCAGATCCTCGCCGAGAACCGCACCGCCTACGGCATCAACACTGGTTTCGGCCTGCTGGCCTCGACCCGCATCGCCAGCGAAGACCTGGAAAACCTCCAGCGCTCGCTGGTGTTGTCCCACGCCGCTGGCATTGGTCAGCCGATCAGCGATGAGCTGGTGCGTTTGATCATGGTGCTCAAGGTCAACAGCCTGAGCCGGGGTTTCTCCGGCATTCGCCGCGTGGTGATCGATGCGCTGATCGCGCTGATCAATGCCGAGGTTTACCCGCACATTCCGCTGAAAGGTTCGGTCGGCGCATCCGGCGACCTGGCACCGCTGGCGCACATGTCGCTGGTACTGCTGGGCGAAGGCAAGGCGCGCTACAAGGGCGAGTGGATGGAAGCGACCGAAGCGCTGAAAGTTGCCGGTCTGACCCCGCTGACGCTGGCGGCGAAAGAAGGTCTGGCGCTGCTCAACGGTACTCAGGTGTCTACCGCATTCGCGCTGCGGGGTCTGTTCGAAGGTGAAGACCTGTTCGCCGGCGCGCTGGCGCTGGGTGGTCTTACAGTTGAAGCGGTATTGGGCTCGCGCTCGCCGTTCGACGCGCGCATTCATGCCGCCCGTGGCCAGAAAGGCCAGATCGACACCGCCGCCGCTTACCGCGATCTGCTGGGTGAACGCAGCGAAGTCTCCGATTCGCACCAGAACTGCGAAAAGGTTCAGGACCCGTACTCGCTGCGTTGCCAGCCGCAAGTCATGGGCGCCTGCCTGACCCAGTTCCGTCAGGCTGCCGAGGTGCTGGTCATCGAGGCCAACGCCGTCTCCGACAACCCATTGGTGTTCGCGGCCGAAGGTGACGTGATTTCCGGTGGTAACTTCCACGCTGAACCCGTGGCCATGGCTGCTGACAACATGGCGCTGGCCATTGCCGAAATCGGCTCCCTCAGCGAGCGTCGTATCTCGCTGATGATGGACAAACACATGTCGCAATTGCCGCCGTTCCTGGTGGCCAATGGCGGCGTGAACTCTGGCTTCATGATCGCCCAGGTGACCGCTGCGGCCCTCGCCAGCGAGAACAAGGCACTGGCTCACCCGCATTCGGTGGACAGCCTGCCAACCTCCGCCAACCAGGAAGACCACGTGTCGATGGCCCCGGCCGCCGGCAAGCGCCTGTGGGAAATGGCCGAAAACACTCGCGGGATTCTCGCGGTGGAATGGCTGGCGGCGGTGCAAGGTCTGGACCTGCGCAACGGTCTGAAGACCTCGACCAAACTGGAACAGGCCCGGGCGATTCTGCGTCGCGAAGTGCCGTTCTATGAGAAGGACCGCTTCTTTGCGCCGGACATCAATACGGCGAGTGAGCTGCTGGCTTCGCGGTGTCTGAACGAGCTGGTTCCCGACAAGCTTTTGCCTAGCCTGTAA
- the tyrS gene encoding tyrosine--tRNA ligase: MKSVEEQLALIKRGAEELLVESELIEKLKRGQPLRIKAGFDPTAPDLHLGHTVLINKLRQFQELGHQVIFLIGDFTGMIGDPSGKSATRPPLTREQVLENAETYKTQVFKILDPAKTEVAFNSTWMDQMGPADFIRLTSQYTVARMLERDDFDKRYTTNQPIAIHEFLYPLVQGYDSVALRADVELGGTDQKFNLLMGRELQRGYGQEAQCILTMPLLEGLDGVKKMSKSLGNYVGIQEAPGVMYSKLVSIPDALMWRYFELLSFRSMDEINAFRADVEAGANPRDIKIKLAEEIVARFHGEEAAANAHRGAGNRMKDGELPDDLPEVELTAAEDMPIAAVLNKAGLVKNSAAARDLLASGGVRIDGEVVDRSFIYVLGATHVCQAGKKAFARITLKSE; this comes from the coding sequence ATGAAGTCGGTTGAAGAGCAGCTAGCGCTGATTAAACGTGGTGCGGAAGAATTGTTGGTCGAGTCCGAGCTGATCGAAAAGCTCAAGCGTGGCCAGCCGCTGCGAATCAAGGCCGGCTTCGATCCAACGGCGCCGGATCTGCACCTTGGTCACACCGTGCTTATTAATAAGCTGCGCCAGTTCCAGGAGCTGGGGCATCAGGTGATCTTCCTGATTGGTGACTTCACCGGAATGATCGGCGATCCGAGTGGCAAGAGTGCAACTCGCCCTCCGTTGACCCGTGAGCAGGTTCTGGAAAACGCCGAGACCTACAAGACTCAGGTATTCAAGATTCTCGATCCGGCGAAAACCGAAGTTGCATTCAACTCCACCTGGATGGATCAGATGGGGCCTGCGGACTTTATTCGCCTGACTTCGCAGTACACCGTGGCTCGTATGCTCGAGCGTGATGACTTCGACAAGCGCTACACCACCAATCAGCCAATCGCCATTCATGAGTTCCTCTATCCGCTGGTTCAGGGGTATGACTCGGTTGCATTGCGCGCTGATGTGGAGCTTGGCGGTACCGATCAGAAGTTCAACCTGCTGATGGGGCGCGAGCTGCAGCGTGGTTATGGTCAGGAAGCTCAGTGCATTCTGACAATGCCGCTGCTCGAGGGGCTGGATGGCGTGAAGAAGATGTCCAAGTCGTTGGGCAACTACGTCGGCATCCAGGAAGCTCCGGGTGTCATGTATAGCAAGCTGGTTTCGATCCCGGATGCGTTGATGTGGCGTTACTTCGAGCTCCTCAGCTTTCGTTCGATGGATGAGATCAATGCCTTCCGTGCTGATGTAGAGGCGGGTGCCAACCCTCGCGACATCAAGATCAAACTGGCTGAAGAGATCGTCGCGCGCTTCCATGGCGAAGAGGCTGCTGCCAATGCTCACCGTGGTGCGGGTAACCGTATGAAGGATGGCGAGTTGCCGGATGATTTGCCGGAAGTCGAACTGACAGCTGCCGAAGATATGCCGATTGCTGCCGTCCTTAATAAGGCAGGCCTGGTGAAGAACTCCGCGGCTGCTCGTGATCTGCTGGCTTCCGGTGGTGTGCGTATAGATGGTGAGGTTGTTGATCGCTCCTTTATATATGTACTGGGCGCGACTCACGTTTGTCAGGCCGGCAAGAAGGCTTTTGCCCGGATTACGCTGAAATCCGAGTAA